Genomic window (Syngnathus typhle isolate RoL2023-S1 ecotype Sweden linkage group LG19, RoL_Styp_1.0, whole genome shotgun sequence):
GAAATGCCCTGCGATGGTGACCTCATCCAACATTGCTTTGTGAAAATAAATGCGTTTGAGAGGCTTTTGCCTCCTCAGGCGACTAGACTGGAATTGTTACCTTGCCATGTGTTATAAGAACAACAGTATTCTGTTTCTGTGACAAATTCTGCAAGTATTTGCCCCACTGTATGATATTTTTCTCCCCCCTCAATCTCTTTTCCTCTGCAGGTCTTCATGACAGCGTTTTGTTTTGCTCCCTGCATGACCCCGCGACATCTAGCCCAACCGGTTACGCAACCAACAAGGTCAGAaggtctcctcctcctctcttttttcccccctttttcatTCATCGCTGTGATTTCATTTTTGTGGTTCGGCTTGTGGTTGGTCTTTCTAGCACACAAAATACAGCACAGCCTTGctcccactcactcactcactcactcactcactcactcactcactcaggtATGTCATTTTATTCTGTCTGGCGTGTAGACGGTGTCCGTGTGGGGAAGCGGCGGGCGCATCGAGCTAACGGCAGCCAAGTTCATGGCCCTGCAGAAGCTGGTGCGGCCCGACTGCTACGTGAGCATGGCTGACGGTGAGACCTGGCAGGACAACACCTCCCGCAAGAGGGTCCGCAAGTCAGTGGAGCGGACCCTGGTTCATTTGGACGAGTGTCTGCTGGTTCACCAGGGGTCGCAGGTGCGGTGCCATTTTCATTTCCAAAGCCTTTCTCCAATACAGAAAGCGCCATTGTAAAAACTTTCTGGAAAAATCAAATTCAATACTTATTCTACGTACCATATAAGGATTGTTGTGTAGAACTGAGAAAACCCATGACACTGAACCGTAATGTATTTGTTGACACTTATACGCCATATTATCATGATGATGTTAATAAGACATCCATCACTTCATGTTGTGTACACATGTAATGATCCTTATTATCAcagcatgatgatgatgatgatcctaTTAGCGTTATTATCATGATTGCAGCTACTGCCTATATTGCTTTGACGACATGTGTTGGAGACGGGCGGATTCACTTGTGCTTTCCCATTATCCTCATTatcctgatgatgatgatggctgtGATTATCTGTTGATTCCGAATAGGGTGAAATGGAAAACGGAGTGAAAGCACACTTGTCATAATCATCATGGGCTGCTGCTGTTTATGTTTGATTTTCGCTTCCGTTTTGCAGTTGATTTTTCTTTAGTGGTGCTAGGGCTTGATTCTCAAGTCGCATCTACTCCATCATAAACAGTAACTAACGATGAAACCGTTAttttgagaataaagttgaaATAATGTGAGAAAAAATCTGACCACAATACTTCGAATGttattttaatccattttatTACAGGAATAATTGTAATGTTGACTTGCAGGATAAATGTTAGTTTGcaagaaaaaatacaacaggATGTTAAAAAAACTCTTTAGTGATGACATTTTGCCGTCTGGTCATTTCTAATCAATATTTGAATGAGTCCAGAATCCGTCATAATAGTAGAACCCATTGATTGTTTACGAGATCTGATCGGTACAACCTTTTGGATGGTCGCCAGGAGCTGGAGGGAGCGGCGCTGTTCGGGTCGGTGGAAGGAGGAGATGTCATGGAGGAAAGGGAGCGCTCGGCCAGGGAGACGGCCAAGCGGCCTGTAGCGGGTTTCTGCCTGGACGGCCTCCATTCGGGCCGTCTGGACGGTGCCCTGAGGAGCCAGCTCATTGGCGCTGTGGTCAAGGAACTACCCGAGCACAAACCCAGGTGAGTGGATACCCCCAAGGACTCATAACTGAAGAGGTTTCCACGTAGGgtcaccttttattttttttccttcttcctcGAATGCTAAATTGACCTTGACGCCCCCACCTGGTTATCTGCCAGGCCAGACAGCCAAAGAGTGCACAGAATTCGCTCATGCTGACAGAATAGTAATAGAAAAGTGCtgcttgtgtgtttgtatgcagCAAAgccaactcttgttttgttttttttgggttggaTAACGcctaggaaaaaaaagtgattctCCACATCCTTACTTTTTATTCATGGCGGTTCTTGGCTGCGCTTGCAGGCTTGTGCAGGGTGTGGGTCGACCCGACGAGGTGATGGAGTGTGTGGAGGCTGGCGTGGACCTCTTCGAGGGCTTCTTCCCCTTCCTGGTCACAGAGCGAGGCTGCGCCCTCTCCTTCCGCTTTGACACGGCCAACGACCCGGAGAGCGCCGACGGGGCGCCTACCTCAGGTGGGATGACCTTTTCTTTTAGACCACGTACTGTACTGGGGATCGATATTgtactagcttaatgctaacacatcctAGGAAAAACACTATGGCCAAGCTAACATGGCACTTTCTAGCGTCAAGAGTCTTAAAAGCCTTTCTGCAAGTGATAATTGAACCTAGACAGCTTTAGCCTTTGCAAAAAATGACCAATATTCTGCAGTTTATTTCATGTCTTATTTTGGACTTTGCAAAAGCGGACAAAGAACTCAGCTTTTAGCTCGTCCACTCCGGCATCAACCGCTTAAAGCCAGACAGATTACCATGCAAGCACGTCTACTATGATGCAGAGTCTACATTTTAGTGGCAAAATTAcccttttgtttacctcggggGCTGTGACCTGTTTAACTAAAATattccccacacacacatgcaaacacacacacacgcgcacacgcatccACTGGATCTCAAATGGAGGACAAAAGGTTCAAAACAAATTGGTGACATTTGTAAGACTGCAATTCTGTTAGAcatgctttgatttatttttccccaTCACAAAGCGGGGTAAAGCAAGTCAGCCGCAAAAGAGTTTGTTACGTCTGCCTCATGACTCGCTCACATTTGACTTGGATCAGGTTTTAGATAATGCTGTCAAGGATTCA
Coding sequences:
- the qtrt2 gene encoding queuine tRNA-ribosyltransferase accessory subunit 2 isoform X2; protein product: MKLELSRVLQGGSRLGVLKGLGRTGQHSLEVPGCLLYTRCGTVPHLTHDTLHSLDKLPSVTQVSLDHLAEHQEVLEEFKEGFQKFSGLHDSVLFCSLHDPATSSPTGYATNKTVSVWGSGGRIELTAAKFMALQKLVRPDCYVSMADGETWQDNTSRKRVRKSVERTLVHLDECLLVHQGSQELEGAALFGSVEGGDVMEERERSARETAKRPVAGFCLDGLHSGRLDGALRSQLIGAVVKELPEHKPRLVQGVGRPDEVMECVEAGVDLFEGFFPFLVTERGCALSFRFDTANDPESADGAPTSENTAEQNGDHRPHDPSCMTPFEMDLKDKRAESEACSGKAAQHAFLPRQISHCIMLQSS
- the qtrt2 gene encoding queuine tRNA-ribosyltransferase accessory subunit 2 isoform X1 — its product is MKLELSRVLQGGSRLGVLKGLGRTGQHSLEVPGCLLYTRCGTVPHLTHDTLHSLDKLPSVTQVSLDHLAEHQEVLEEFKEGFQKFSGLHDSVLFCSLHDPATSSPTGYATNKTVSVWGSGGRIELTAAKFMALQKLVRPDCYVSMADGETWQDNTSRKRVRKSVERTLVHLDECLLVHQGSQELEGAALFGSVEGGDVMEERERSARETAKRPVAGFCLDGLHSGRLDGALRSQLIGAVVKELPEHKPRLVQGVGRPDEVMECVEAGVDLFEGFFPFLVTERGCALSFRFDTANDPESADGAPTSENTAEQNGDHRPHDPSCMTPFEMDLKDKRYRDDFRPLVEGCGCYCCRNHKRAYVHHLLATNELLAGVLLTLHNTAHYLTFFAALREALAADKVDLLKRRLFLETNV